TACATCTCCTGTCGACATCTCAATTCCTTTGTTCATTGCATCATAAATACCATTATCTTTCTCACTTATCCACCTCATCTTTCCCTCAAAAAGGGGTTCGTATGACTTTATAATCTCCAAAGTGTTATCGGTAGACCCTCCGTCTACAATTATATATTCGATATTTTTATAAGTTTGTTGTAGAACAGATTCAATTGCTGTTCTCAAATATTTTTCACTATTCCAGCAAACTGTAATGATACTTATTTTCATAACATGTTTAATTTATAAGGAATACTCTGAAATCTTTTTCTGAACCTGTTCTGAAATCCACGTGTAGGTCTTTTCCATTCCAACTTTTAGTGGTTGAGAGACCATCCAACCAATTTTTTCATTGTATAGCTTATTATGAGAATTTCTACCTTTTACTCCTAAGGGACATTTAAATCCATATTTATCAAAAAACTCTTGCCCGTCAAGGTTTCTTATTTTTATATTTTTTTGGGATATATCAATGGCAATCTGAGCCAGATCATTAATTGAAACCATTTCTTCGCTTCCGATATTTACAGGTCCTAAGAAATCCGATTCCATCAGTCTTAAGACAGCTTCAATACATTCATCGATGTAAAGAAAAGATCTTGTTTGCTTTCCATCGCCCCATACCTCAATTTGCCCATTTTCATTTTCTTCTGCTACTTTTCTACACATAGCCGCTGGCGATTTTTCCTTTCCACCCGTCCAAGTTCCTTGTGGTCCGAAAATATTATGAAACCGTGCAACTCTTACATTTAGGTTATAATTTCTATTATAAGCTAGGTAAAGTCTTTCTGAGAATAATTTCTCCCAACCGTATTCAGAATCGGGATTAGCAGGATATGCAGAATCCTCCTGACAATTAGGATTATTTGGATCCAATTGGTTATGTTCCGGATACATACATGCGGAAGAAGAATAAAAAACCTTCTTAACTTTCTTTATAACACACTCTCTTGCAACATTCAAATTTATCATTGCAGAATTGTGCATTACATCAGCATCATGTTCACCCGTGAAAATATACAATGCTCCTCCCATATCTGCTGCCAATTGGTAAACCTCATCCACATCTTCTTCAATAACCAATCGTACAACACTAGGATCAGTAAGGTCCCCAATAATGAATTCATCACAAATCTCAGAATGATTAAAATATTCGTGTTTCTTTATATCACAAATTCTTATATGATTTCCTTCACTTTTAAGTCTTTTTGCCAAATGCCCACCAATAAAGCCACCACCTCCCAGTATAACAATTTTTTTCATATCTGTACTTACATTAAATTTTAATTTTTCTAAACGTTTAGAATCTTTTACAAAATTAATATCTTGCTTTTAATTTCCAATCTACATTTCCCCTTTTTAATAGAAATAGACCTAATAACTAAAACAACCAAAACTCACAGAATAATTTCATAAACATGAGCATATTCTTACAATATTTTTATGTAGCCTTCATTTAATATTCAAGAACTATTATCTTGTAAAAATTCAGGTGAATAACAAATGATATCTAACATTTTTTAAATCATAAAAATAAAGTTATTTTGTTAATAATTCTATTACTGTTTTAATTTTATCATTAACCTTAGGAATAGACTTTTTAACAGATTGAAAATCAATAGATTTAACAAAAGCTTCTTTTATAGCCTGAGTACTATTGGGATCAAAAATTACTGATGGTTCACATACTTCATATAAATACGGCAAATCTGCTCCTATAATATCACACCCACAATCCAAAGCTTCAATAATACCAAGTCCGAAACTTTCACTTAAAGATGGAAAAATCAAGTATCTATTTGCTGTGTAGTATTTGTATAATTCCGATCTTTTTATAAATCCAATGTTTCTTATAGGATAATTAGAAGCTATTTTATCCTCTATATATTTATACAGTTCTTGAAAAGATTGATCTACAGTTAATATAAGCTCTCCTTTTTTCTCAGCATCATAAAATTCACAAAATGCGTCGATTAATCTTAAGTGATTTTTGTGTAAGAAAGGATGACTAACATAAATGTAACCAAAATTATTACGCTCACTACTTTTATTTCCGGATATACACGGATAAAAAGGGAGATTCACAATCTGACTATCTTTTATGTTATATTTCTCATGTAATTTTACCTTTATATTACTATTCTGTACAATCCAATAATCTGTATTTCGTTTCAAAAAATTAATAATCATTGTTTTAGCAATATATCCACAAGTAGTTTTAAATGGAAGCTCTTTTGGTATTTCTAAATAAATTCTATGATGAAAAAATGTATAAACTGTTGCTTCCAGTTTTATTGGTGGTGGTACATTTCCAAAACAAAAGATTTTGGTGAAGGTGCTTCTATTTTTTCTGTAAAAATTAAATCTTTTAAAAAAAGATGATTTTTCAAATAAAATTTTATTCGTTTTTTTTATTTGATATGCATTTTTAGATATTCTATCATCAAACAAATAAAAAACATTGACATCAGTTTTCTCAAGTTCAGAAACCAGATAGTCTAAAAGAACTTTCCCCCCGGTCTGATGAGTATATATTGCATCAATCAGTATCATTACTTTTTATTTTATTTTATTTAATCTCTCAATTGTTTCAATCGTTTGTTGATAGGAATTTTTCTTTCCGGATATGAGAAAAAGATATTTTAATATATAATAGGAAAACAGTCTTTGGAATATAAATTTTTCGAAAATAAAATTAAATTTCTTATAATATAATTTTGTAGATTTCATTTCTTCTTCAAATGACTTTACACTAACTTTCTGTCTATCATCTATTAGATGCTTATATATGAGTTTATTCTCAAAATGTGTTTTGAAGTTATAATCTATAAAACGTTTTATAATATCAGATTCCTCTCGATATAAAAATATATTTTCATCAAACAATCCAATTTTTTCAAATTTAGATTTATCTATAAATAACAATGCTCCAGAAAGAAAACAAAATTTTTCCAGATATATATTCAATTTATTTAGTAATATCATTATTGGGGTAGTAAATAAAAAAAATTCATATTCAGGACGAACCCAAAAAGATAAATTGATGCCACCAAATTGTTTTCCACCAACGACAGCAAGTTTTTTATTTATTTTAAATAATTCAATTATTCTACTAAACATAGGCTTTTCCATAATAATATCTGGATTTGCAATACATACAATTTCAGATTTGGAAACTCTTATACCCACATTATTTCCTTGTCCATATCCTCCATTTGAAGGATTATGTATCAATAAAACATTTGAGAAGTTATCAGATATAAGCTTTTTCATTTCTATGAAGATTTC
The sequence above is drawn from the Chryseobacterium daecheongense genome and encodes:
- a CDS encoding NAD-dependent epimerase/dehydratase family protein; its protein translation is MKKIVILGGGGFIGGHLAKRLKSEGNHIRICDIKKHEYFNHSEICDEFIIGDLTDPSVVRLVIEEDVDEVYQLAADMGGALYIFTGEHDADVMHNSAMINLNVARECVIKKVKKVFYSSSACMYPEHNQLDPNNPNCQEDSAYPANPDSEYGWEKLFSERLYLAYNRNYNLNVRVARFHNIFGPQGTWTGGKEKSPAAMCRKVAEENENGQIEVWGDGKQTRSFLYIDECIEAVLRLMESDFLGPVNIGSEEMVSINDLAQIAIDISQKNIKIRNLDGQEFFDKYGFKCPLGVKGRNSHNKLYNEKIGWMVSQPLKVGMEKTYTWISEQVQKKISEYSL
- a CDS encoding glycosyltransferase; this encodes MILIDAIYTHQTGGKVLLDYLVSELEKTDVNVFYLFDDRISKNAYQIKKTNKILFEKSSFFKRFNFYRKNRSTFTKIFCFGNVPPPIKLEATVYTFFHHRIYLEIPKELPFKTTCGYIAKTMIINFLKRNTDYWIVQNSNIKVKLHEKYNIKDSQIVNLPFYPCISGNKSSERNNFGYIYVSHPFLHKNHLRLIDAFCEFYDAEKKGELILTVDQSFQELYKYIEDKIASNYPIRNIGFIKRSELYKYYTANRYLIFPSLSESFGLGIIEALDCGCDIIGADLPYLYEVCEPSVIFDPNSTQAIKEAFVKSIDFQSVKKSIPKVNDKIKTVIELLTK
- a CDS encoding glycosyltransferase, which translates into the protein MKKISVIIVTYNSLNDIVNCIHSVYRQNDLLDDDIEIIIVDNSKIEIFIEMKKLISDNFSNVLLIHNPSNGGYGQGNNVGIRVSKSEIVCIANPDIIMEKPMFSRIIELFKINKKLAVVGGKQFGGINLSFWVRPEYEFFLFTTPIMILLNKLNIYLEKFCFLSGALLFIDKSKFEKIGLFDENIFLYREESDIIKRFIDYNFKTHFENKLIYKHLIDDRQKVSVKSFEEEMKSTKLYYKKFNFIFEKFIFQRLFSYYILKYLFLISGKKNSYQQTIETIERLNKIK